The proteins below are encoded in one region of Stenotrophomonas bentonitica:
- a CDS encoding cupin-like domain-containing protein produces the protein MADGAAMRTLEGLAPAALPLDALVAAGEPVVLRGVVRDWGLVQAGLRSTRDAMDYLRGFDAGVPVPYSHGEPAIRGRPFYNADFTALNFEVRRGVLGEVLEEIARHVDDPQPPTYYIASLLIDRALPGFSQHNDAALAGQGIDASASIWIGNRVTASCHFDTPDNLACCAVGRRRFTLFPPEQIDNLYPGPLEPTPGGQVVSVVDFDNPDFERHPRFRDALTSAVTAELEPGDAIFIPSMWWHHVRSLAPFNVLVNYWWRSVPGFLSSPLPALQHAMWALRDLPPREKQAWAKIFEYYVFGPAGHAGQHLPEAARGELAPFDELQARRTRAQLLARLNR, from the coding sequence GCCTGCCGCGCTGCCGCTGGACGCGCTGGTCGCGGCCGGCGAACCGGTGGTGCTGCGCGGTGTCGTGCGCGACTGGGGCCTGGTCCAGGCCGGGCTGCGCTCGACCCGCGACGCCATGGACTACCTGCGCGGGTTCGACGCCGGCGTGCCGGTGCCGTACTCGCATGGCGAGCCCGCCATCCGGGGCCGTCCGTTCTACAACGCCGACTTCACCGCGTTGAACTTCGAGGTTCGGCGCGGCGTGCTGGGCGAGGTGCTGGAGGAGATCGCGCGGCACGTAGACGATCCCCAGCCGCCCACGTACTACATCGCCTCGCTGCTGATCGATCGGGCACTGCCCGGTTTTTCGCAACACAACGACGCCGCGCTGGCCGGGCAGGGCATCGACGCCTCGGCCAGCATCTGGATCGGCAACCGGGTCACCGCGTCCTGCCATTTCGACACGCCGGACAACCTGGCCTGCTGCGCGGTCGGCCGTCGCCGCTTCACGCTGTTCCCGCCGGAGCAGATCGACAACCTCTACCCGGGCCCGCTGGAACCGACCCCGGGCGGGCAGGTGGTGAGCGTGGTGGATTTCGACAACCCCGATTTCGAACGCCATCCCCGGTTCCGTGATGCACTGACCAGCGCGGTCACCGCCGAACTGGAACCCGGCGACGCGATCTTCATTCCCAGCATGTGGTGGCACCACGTGCGCAGCCTGGCGCCGTTCAACGTGCTGGTGAACTACTGGTGGCGCAGCGTGCCCGGCTTCCTGTCCTCGCCGCTGCCGGCCCTGCAGCACGCCATGTGGGCACTGCGCGACCTGCCGCCGCGCGAGAAGCAGGCCTGGGCGAAGATCTTCGAGTACTACGTATTTGGACCCGCTGGGCACGCCGGGCAGCACCTGCCCGAGGCCGCCCGCGGCGAACTGGCACCGTTCGACGAACTGCAGGCGCGCCGCACGCGCGCCCAGCTGCTCGCTCGACTCAACCGCTGA